A window of the Brassica napus cultivar Da-Ae chromosome A2, Da-Ae, whole genome shotgun sequence genome harbors these coding sequences:
- the LOC125581438 gene encoding amino acid transporter AVT3A-like: MGLEYDQDSGSSTHSLRSSSNSLYVPREDTPLLGPRTLSSQPKTFANVFIAIVGAGVLGLPYTFKKTGWLLGLLTLFFVSSLTFFCMMLLVRTRRKLESLSGFSSITSFGDLGEAVCGPAGRLVVDVMLVLSQAGFCVSYLIFVATTMANLLSRGTEVILGLDPSSVYMWACFPFQLGLNSIPTLTHLAPLSIFADVVDVAATLVVMVQDVFIFVKKRPPLRVFGGFSVFFYGLGVAVYAFEGIGMVLPLELEAKYKDKFGRALGLAMGLISIMYGAFGLLGYMAYGDETKDIITTNLGAGLVSTLVQLGLAINLFFTFPLMMHPVYEVIERRLCSSSYSIWVRWSTVLVVTLVALLVPNFADFLSLVGSSVCVVLGFVLPSLFHLQAFKEELSFARKVVDVVIFLIGVMIAVTGTWTAVIEIMTSKA; encoded by the exons ATGGGCTTGGAGTACGATCAAGACTCGGGATCGTCCACCCACTCCCTCCGATCATCCTCCAACTCCCTCTACGTCCCGAGAGAAGACACCCCACTCCTCGGCCCACGAACCCTCTCCTCACAGCCCAAAACCTTCGCCAACGTCTTCATCGCCATCGTCGGCGCCGGCGTCCTCGGCCTCCCCTACACCTTCAAGAAAACAGGATGGCTCCTCGGCCTCCTCACCCTCTTCTTCGTCTCCTCCCTCACCTTCTTCTGCATGATGCTCCTCGTCCGCACCCGCCGCAAGCTCGAGTCCCTCTCCGGCTTCTCCTCCATCACCTCCTTCGGCGACCTCGGCGAAGCCGTCTGCGGCCCCGCGGGGCGCCTCGTCGTCGACGTCATGCTCGTCCTCTCCCAGGCAGGGTTCTGCGTCAGCTACTTGATCTTCGTCGCCACCACCATGGCCAACTTGCTTAGCCGTGGGACTGAAGTTATCTTGGGGCTTGATCCCAGCTCTGTGTACATGTGGGCGTGTTTCCCTTTTCAGCTCGGGCTTAACTCCATCCCCACGCTGACTCATCTCGCTCCTTTGAGTATATTCGCTGATGTTGTTGACGTGGCGGCTACCTTGGTGGTTATGGTTCAGGATGTGTTTATCTTTGTTAAGAAGAGACCTCCTTTGAGAGTCTTTGGTGGCTTCTCTGTGTTCTTTTATGGGTTGGGAGTCGCTGTGTATGCGTTTGAAGGGATTGGAATG GTACTTCCTTTGGAGCTAGAGGCTAAGTACAAAGACAAGTTTGGAAGAGCGTTGGGGCTAGCCATGGGGTTAATCTCGATCATGTACGGAGCGTTTGGGCTGCTAGGGTACATGGCTTATGGAGACGAGACTAAAGATATCATCACCACAAACCTAGGAGCAGGTTTGGTGAGCACTCTTGTTCAGCTAGGCTTAGCAATCAACCTCTTCTTCACGTTTCCACTCATGATGCATCCTGTCTATGAGGTCATAGAGCGCCGTCTCTGCAGCTCTAGTTACTCCATTTGGGTTCGTTGGTCCACTGTGCTGGTGGTCACTCTCGTTGCCCTGCTTGTCCCTAACTTTGCAGACTTCTTGTCTCTTGTTGGGAGCAGTGTTTGTGTGGTGTTGGGGTTTGTTTTGCCATCGCTCTTCCACTTACAGGCTTTCAAAGAGGAGCTGAGCTTTGCAAGAAAGGTGGTAGATGTTGTTATTTTCCTCATTGGTGTTATGATAGCTGTGACTGGGACATGGACTGCTGTCATTGAGATCATGACATCCAAGGCCTGa
- the LOC106369962 gene encoding LYR motif-containing protein 4B, with the protein MVDKGQVISLCRSLLRAGRQYPDYNIREYAKRRTLDGFRMNKSLTDHSKVEEAYAEGKKQLEVVERVVKVYLAYPPKTKNIMELKLQ; encoded by the coding sequence ATGGTAGATAAAGGTCAAGTCATCAGCCTCTGTCGCTCCCTGCTTCGAGCGGGGCGTCAGTACCCTGACTACAACATCAGGGAGTACGCTAAGCGAAGGACCTTGGATGGGTTCCGCATGAACAAGAGTCTCACCGACCATTCTAAGGTGGAGGAGGCTTATGCTGAAGGTAAGAAGCAGCTGGAGGTTGTGGAGAGGGTGGTCAAGGTTTACTTGGCGTATCCTCCCAAGACCAAGAACATCATGGAACTCAAGCTTCAGTAG
- the LOC106444567 gene encoding uncharacterized protein LOC106444567 yields MSEEGSVETVHVKDVGPVEDVVISEAPKGQEECVSETNEVPVPKPPSVNSTRAAGTRAGKPQVKSRYRGDHHVSSIHDHCKHGTHGKRCDQHDDAVKPWKVVRRKSVEASVTVKVEIPGLRKKSLASVTKPESSVAVKRDGEMARSVEAKKNKGTISTLTGSAVVQKVPGLANEKSSFAMKKVSAPKNKEKRKTQAISGEDVKEKTVCVVEASVKGVQSEKQASSEKKSGDAELEADQTPEKKIRPKRMMSGAKVNLAKQMSFKKGKTLESRPEDASPKWIKFRKKVVQELKPQTEGRKKKNLKGIETRSGSCEGSKHEKVVLRHQKVEGKKKMMTLFNNVIEETMSKLTKVRKTKVKALIGAFETVISLQDTKTPQKVQSKATTL; encoded by the coding sequence ATGTCTGAAGAAGGTTCTGTGGAAACGGTACATGTAAAGGACGTGGGACCTGTGGAAGATGTTGTTATATCTGAGGCACCCAAGGGTCAAGAAGAGTGTGTATCAGAGACTAATGAAGTGCCTGTGCCTAAGCCACCAAGTGTGAACTCAACTAGAGCTGCTGGTACACGAGCAGGTAAACCGCAGGTTAAGTCCCGTTATCGCGGTGATCATCATGTGAGCTCAATTCATGATCACTGCAAACATGGGACACATGGCAAGAGGTGTGATCAACATGATGATGCGGTGAAACCATGGAAGGTAGTGAGGAGAAAGAGTGTTGAAGCCTCAGTGACGGTTAAAGTTGAGATTCCAGGTTTGAGAAAGAAGTCTTTGGCAAGTGTGACTAAACCGGAAAGCTCTGTGGCTGTAAAGAGAGATGGTGAGATGGCGAGATCTGTTGAAGCTAAGAAGAACAAAGGAACCATAAGTACTCTAACTGGTTCAGCTGTAGTTCAAAAGGTTCCTGGCTTGGCAAATGAGAAGTCAAGTTTTGCTATGAAGAAGGTTTCTGCTCCAAAGAATAAGGAGAAGAGAAAGACTCAGGCAATTAGTGGTGAAGATGTAAAAGAGAAGACAGTGTGTGTTGTTGAAGCTAGCGTCAAAGGTGTTCAGAGTGAGAAGCAAGCATCATCTGAGAAGAAAAGTGGTGATGCAGAGCTTGAAGCAGATCAAACCCCTGAGAAGAAGATTAGGCCTAAGAGGATGATGTCAGGTGCAAAGGTGAATCTAGCTAAGCAGATGAGTTTCAAGAAAGGGAAGACTCTTGAATCAAGacctgaggacgcttctcctaAATGGATCAAGTTCAGAAAGAAGGTTGTTCAGGAACTGAAACCCCAAACCGaagggaggaagaagaagaatctgaaaGGTATTGAGACAAGAAGTGGTTCTTGTGAAGGAAGCAAACATGAGAAGGTTGTTCTGAGGCATCAAAAGGTAGAagggaagaagaaaatgatgacACTATTCAACAATGTGATTGAGGAGACAATGAGTAAGTTGACAAAGGTGAGGAAGACCAAAGTAAAAGCTCTTATTGGTGCTTTTGAAACTGTGATCTCTCTTCAGGACACTAAGACACCTCAGAAAGTTCAGAGCAAGGCCACAACACTTTAA